The genomic DNA aaactgaAATATCACACGGTCACAAGTATTCGGAGCCTTTGCTCAGTATTAAGTAGAAGCACCCTTTTGAGCGAGTACAGTCATGAGTCTTCTTGGGAACGATGCAACAAGTAAATCACACCTGGATTTGGGTATCCTCTGCCATTCTTCCCGTCAGATCCTCTCAAGTTCTGTCTGGTTGGATGGTGAACGTTGGTGGACAGCCATTTTCAGGTAAGGAaggaataaagaaagctgtaaaacaattagaaaCACACAGATAGAAAGGTAATACTTAGCTTTTTTCgcaacagcgagcagtcactcATGGCAAACAGGAAACCGGAAAACATTGTTGGATGACAAAATAAAagctatacatatacgtatatgtatgcatataaatatatgtatatatatatatatatatatatatatatatatatatatgcatataggtacacacatacatgtatatatatatacatatacagttgtggtcaaaatattacatacacttgtaaagaacataaagtcatggctgtcttgagtttacaatcatttctacaactcttatttttttgtgatagagtgataagagagtcacaaaaacattcatgaagtttggttcttttatgaatttattattggtctactgaaaatgtgaccaaatctgctgggtcatacTGGAGCATAAAAGATATGCAGTTGGTATCTTTATTGATATAAAGAAagcctttgataccattaatcattcaattGTACTCGATAAAATGGAAAGATATGGAATTAGGGGGCTGGCTGGAGACTGGTTAGAAAGTTATTTAACAGGGAGGGTACAAAAATGGGTCAATATTTatctgatactcttggcattgcttgtggtgtcccccaagggtccgtgttggggccaaaactgtttaatgtatatattaatgatatgtttaatacatacaaAGTACTGAAATTcatactatttgcagacgacacaaatatattctacagtagtgatgactataacgagctcataaatacagtaaactcagaactaaacatagtaaaaaaaaaaaaaggatggacacaaataaattatccttgaatataaataaaactaagacagtgatgtttggaaatcgcaacataacgtctgaacagaaaataagtattgatggtagAGATGTCCaagaatggcttttttgccgatattcgatattccgatattgtccaactcttaattaccgattccgatatcaaccgataccgatatatacagtcgtggaattaacacattattatgcctaattttgttgtgatgccccgctggatgcattaaacaatgtaacaagcttttccaaaataaatcaactaaaagtgttaacatgtgctcaatgtttccttaccattattgctatgttgtctattaccattgttgctatgttgtctattaccattattggcattttgtctattaccattattgcgatgttgtctattaccattatcgctttgttgtctattaccattattgacattttgtctattaccattattgcgatgttgtctattaccattattgctttgttgtctattaccattattgctatgttgtctattaccattattggcattttgtctattaccattattgcgatgttgtctattaccattattgctatgttgtctattaccattattggaattttgtctattaccattattgctatgttgtctattaccattatcgctttgttgtctattaccattattgacattttgtctattaccattattgcgatgttgtctattaccattattgctttgttgtctattaccattattgctatgttgtctattaccattgttgctatgttgtttattaccattgttgctatgttgtctattaccattattgctatgttgtctattaccattattgctatgttgtctattaccattattgctatgttgtctattaccattattgctctgttgtctattaccattattgctttgttgtctattaccattgttggcattttgtctattaccattactgctatgttgtctattaccattattgctatgttgtctattaccattgttggcattttgtctattaccaatgttggtatattcattattcctacattgttgatacaaatgattgttacagtgtaataattattgttacctgtggtaatgccactatgatacaacatgtgtattataatccttgaacaaagtaagagtgaaactcatgtgaataatcactgaatggagaactggggttagaattaaataaattatcttcttccctttcaggcaaaactggacaatcatgcattacatactgtacattaccttttgcactatattaatttatattattatgtgttgtcaactttgtacttttttttttttttttatgtcattgcctgaaataaatgaaaaaaaaaagaatcctcAGTACTTTGTGTTGTTTACACAAACATTTACGGTCTATCTCATGTTTGTTCAAGAATGTGATTCAATATTTGTATGGAATAATAAATAGTGGGATGCACTTTGATCTGTTGATGGAGCTCAAAGTCTTGTTGAAAGAAAACACTGCAATAAATAAATGGGCAGCTTTTGAAGGTTGACTGACAGCATATAAGAGCAGCTCTTGTTCATGATCTCTACACAGAAGCAAGAAGGAGCTCTCACCTGCAGGTTTGTACTCACATGCTTTTTGCCTTCTCTCTCATGCAGATTGTGATGACTCAGCAGCTCTTTTGTGCGACTTCCAAGGTTTCCCAGTTCGTCGTCTTCAACCTCTGCACCATCTTCCTGGCTAAGATGCTGACTGTGACTTTAGTTCTTTGTGCAATGGTGGCACTGGCTACAGCTGACGGTGAGCACCAAACGACCAAGTGTGCTTCTACAGGATTGACACACAGAAACAGACAAGCGTTGACAGTCACTGGTTCTTGTTTGTCCACTCTAGATGCAGCTGCAGCTGCAGATGTCGAACTTTCTTCGTCACAGTGTCCACCCAACTggaaaaaacacaacaaccgaTGTTTCTACTTTGAATCCTCCCCCAAGAACTGGGTTGATGCTGAGGTGGGTATCATTATTTCATGCTTTTAGAAAGCCGCTCTGTTGGTTTGGTGTGTAAGAGACGTGTCTCTCTGGCTCTACCCGCTGCAGACACAATGCCAGACCATGAGTGGGAACCTTGCATCGATACACCAGGATGACGAGCATAAATTCCTTCAGACCTTGACTCAGTCAGAAGCATGGATTGGAGGCTCAGATTGCCAATCGGTAAAATACATTTGCCTAcatttgttttgtgtgttttgagGCTAACATGATTCACCACTTGTACAGGTTGGAAGCTGGCTTTGGAGTGATGGTACAGGCGTGTCCGGAACTTTCTGGTGTCCACAAAAACCAGACAACACACAAGCAGAGTGCTGTCTGAAGACCAACACTCAACGTAGATCACAGTATTTCATGACTGATTTAAGATGTGATCTTAAATGCCGGCCAATCTCAGTCAATACATTTGTTAAAAAGAGATGATATTTTCTTTTTGTCAACAGCCGCCCAATGCTGGGATGACACCGCCTGTAACACACTACTGCCATATGTGTGTGCAAAGTCTCTTTAGACTGCAGGTATGTACAGTGACACTGTTTTGTTGCAGTCTCGTGCATATTCAAACTGTCTTTTTTTATCAAAACGCTGACCTGGACCCATGCAAGCAGAAgactatggatggatggatatttaccaACTGGAGAATATAACACAGACATCCTTTCATACATGTAATAAACATATTGAGCATTGACATGTGcattttgaattgttgtttttttacaaatatttacaCACCTAAATTTGACCTGCATCGTCCAATCGTCACGTGCACAGAAAAGGTAATAGACACAGGCCTAGTATGTTCATGATGGACAGGTGGTACATTAGGACAATGTTCTAGCAGCAATATTTAATGTCCTGAGTATTTGCTCCTTCGCCGGGAAAAAAAAGAGCTTATGAGACATGGACCTTGGCCTCAGTATTTTAAGTTAATGtcaaccaatgcttcccatccaatctgattgagtttaagaggtgctgcaaagaggaatggttgaaaccgctcaaagataggtgtgccaagcttgtggcatcgtattcaaaaagattccaggctgtaatttctgccaaaggtgcatcaacaaagcatCGCGCAAAGGCTGTACATGTCAATcaatttttcatttcatttttatttatcaccttcattgatgtgcatctttgatcgatagacaattatacctcaattattcaattatacatttacacaccaatgcctgagaaggagcaggatgaagacaaatcttatattttcctgcccccttcaacataatacgtcgTCTTACTTGatggatatcatataaaccaacaattacatccaaatataatgaaaacaaacaaaaaaacacacaaaaaaacaaaacaagtgcaaaacttcatgaagtacaaaccgaaccaaaaaaaaaagaagtaatatacacctcgtgggatgatacaaaacaaatacaaaaccaggcacaaaataagtaaaataataaatataaagcaaaatgtaaacacttatggctgtccatatgatcttattgttctgtctttatatatattttttcaattggaatatatttttacaatcttttatcttttGCAAAGAGAATTTCATAgattaacccccaccactgatatacacatttgttttaaagttgtccttgaatactgatgttggaaatgaccttttcttctacgctcttcattctcagaagttatgacaaacatttttttgtaaatttgctggtgttttacttttagccttaaacatgacacataatgtctgtaactttactagctcctgtaatttcaataaagcagaattaataaataatatgttagtgtgttctaagtaatctacattatgaataatccttatagctcttttctgtagttgatacaatctcttatatgtgttcccccacacttccacacagtagctgatatatggcaatataagtgcacaatacaatatacgcattgccctataatctaacacatattttaccttatttaatataaaaatactctttgacatctttttccgtacatgtgcaatatgacATTTCCATgtcatccagtatcactcctacaaatctaagttcagaaaccctttcaaaatcaattccatctattgacagttTGATTGTTTCCTCCCTTTTCCTCTTGCAAAAAATCatgaactttgttttttttacaattagtgataatttattgacatcaaaccatctcttaagtTTAATAATTTTCTGTTCAATAATGTTTGATAACGCTTTTAAGTCATGTCCCGAACTATAAAAgttggtgtcgtccgcaaataatagaaatttcaataactttgatacctcacatatatcattaatatataaaataaacaattttggtcccaaaaccgaaccttgtggaattccacattcaatcCTCATTTGTTCAGATGAATTATCCACAAAATCCACAAACTCTTGTCTATTATCTAAATAACTTCTTAGCCAGTCCAAAACTACTCCTCTCACACCAAATGAATGCAACTTGGACAATAATATAGAATGATCTatagtgtcaaatgcttttttaaGATGAATAAACACCCCTATAGTGTATTTCTTATTATCAGTTGCTGTTGCTATATCCTCCATTATATTCATTCCAGCTGAAGCAGTGGATCTATTGGTCCGGAATCCATACTGGCCCTCACTCAACAACATGTTCTtttcaataaaactgtctaatttttttacaaatatttgttcaattattttagaaaattgtgacaGCAGTGACACTGGTCTGTAATTAGTAAATCtaaatatgtgttagattatagggcaatgcgtatattgtattgtgcacttatattgccatatatcagctactgtgtggaagtgtgggggaacacatataagagattgtatcaactacagaaaagagctataaggattattcataaagtagattacttagaacacactaacatattatttattaattctggtttattgaaattacaggagctagtaaagttacagacattatgtgtcatgtttaaggctaaaagtaaaacattaccagtaaatttacaaaaaaatgtttgtcatcacttctgagaatgaagagcatagaagaaaaggtcatttccaacatcagtattcaaggacaactttaaaacaaatgtgtatatcagtggtgggggttaaactatgaaaTTCTCTTtgcaatgagataaaagattgtaaaaatatattccaattgaaaaaaatatataaatacagaacaataagatcatatggacagcgataagtgtttacattttgatttatatttattattttacttattttttgcctggttttgtatttgttttgtatcatcccgcaaggtgtatattactttttttttttgggttcggttttgtcggaggcagatatttacatatatccgaatttaagtgctaCTTCTTttgtttcataatcatattacaaaacagctagtgtttttcttccaattgtggtcttttggttgtctgcaaaaactgtgtgcttaaccttgaatcttctgatgtaagaaagagagatactcctttctcttatctagccttattccCAGgtacggaggacaatgggcatgtgttttggctggagggacatgactgcgagggtgggaggaagagagacttaagaggggagagggtttttcaaggggaggcagaccatcttggcggcgtgattgaatgttctgtgctggactggtctcaatgtatatgcaaagctttgcaaatatattacaaaatacctattctgtctctggtggtttttctactcagctttaagtgtcgtaaagagcttgggagcgacttgtgacttgaattccctgggaggaacaactggtccaaacgcaacaatttgggggcttcgtccggtgcgacacgctgagaattggacacctcttgcactcttctggacagactcactagtggccaaacataaaacaaggtaagcagagcctttttctaaaatctgctttaggagtctgtcttgaagtatgtaagtcaaacactgtttgtaccccagacacagagtggacattttgatggattgattgcatttttgcCTTGTCCACCATTACATTAAAAAGTTGTAAATAAGTGGTCAACTCGTgtcattgtgtctcgactaccgtgacgggccgtttcattgacgaataaactaatagttgggtgtagctcaccctgggtcattggtcgtCGCCTAAACGAGTAACGGGTTCGAGGCCCTTCGTCTTGGACGATAAATTCTGAAATAACGGGTTCGAGGCCCTTCGTCTTGGACGATAAATTCTGAAGTAACGGGTTCGAGGCCCTTCATCTGGGACGATAAATTCTGAAGTAACGGGTTCGaggcccttcgtctgggacgataaATTCTGAAGTAATGGGTTCGAGGCTCTTCGTCTGGGACGATAAATTCTGAAGTAACGGGTTCGaggcccttcgtctgggacgataaATTCTGAAGTAACGGGTTCGAGGCCCTTCGTCTGGGAGGATAAATTCTGAAGTAACAGGTTCGAGGCCCTTTGTCTGGGACGATAAATTCTGAGACAAAAGACACAATGGCCACGGAGTGTGACAGATAGTAATGTGATGGCGGTTGGGGAGAAAGTGTGATGAATGTACTGTTGTCGACAATGAAATTAGAaggtagagtttaaaaaaaaaaaagaaaaaaaaaagagaacgttTCTTGAaagggttaagagggagtttacaatactcgaaaagtcgtgaactcaaacgtttggtaaataaagaaaagtaactggaagttttatggtaaagtgaaaCGCAGGGAAAGAGCTTTCGTGCAGTtttttccttgtgtgtgtgtgtgtgctgctggttgcgtgggtgtgtgtgtgttgctggttgcgtgtgtgtgtgtgtgtgtgtgtgtgtgtgtgtgtgtgtgtgctgctagttgtgtgtgtgtgtgtgtttgtgtgctgctggttgtgtgtgtgtgtgtgtgtgtgtttgtgtgcttgcttgtgtgtgcgtgtgttgctattggtgacggtggagtccgcggggagagacgagggggggtggggggggggggggaacaagGTGAATTAGATAAGGACATGCCTCGAGCACAAGGCGAGGAACCTAACGGTTTAAAAGAAGGCTTACAGAACTTATGTGCTTGAGAATTTAAAGGTTTGACGAACGAGAACAGGAACCTAGAGGGAATTAGAGTAAGCGGAAGTTACATGGAAAAAAGAAAAGCTGCTAAAGAACTGATAAAAATTGAGATGAATATGGAAAAATGGACCGACTGGTCATTTGCCTGTCGCGCATGCGCAAGACTATTCAAACGACCcgcccagactttgactaagccaaCGCCCCCTACTCCAGTTACAAGCGAGGGAGGTACTCACACGCACTCTCTAAGATTGAACCTACCTCCAAAACTTAAAATGTCTCCATCGGCTCCAATTCTTAACCCCTTCCTTTGCACGTCTGACCATTTTCCTCCGGCAGATGGCAACCTCGCGCGTGCGTACCAGACATTGTTGACACATAAAGCTGCTATTAGGGGCCAATTTCAATATAAGCCTTTTGCCGTTACAGACATGCAAGCCATTGTTGACCTTGCTTTCCCACCTGTACCTGAGGGAGGGAACCTATGGCTAAACACTTTGGACAAAGCTAACCCTGATATACACAgtgccaaaaacaacacatggcagggacatcttattcatcacatgcaaaattggacagagcaggatgaTAACAACAAGGCTGGTGGTAGAAtaacaaggaaacaactacttaaattacagatcgctgaagatgaaaagttaaaagaaccaaaGGGTCAAAGATCAGCTAAggtatattcagcagtgggtgaccttgcttttgagtcccagcaggtggaggaaagaatcctcaacagacgtgcgaccagacggttggactcgggtggtggacacggtgctttaaggccaagacagggtgaaaactgtttcatctgtgaccagccgggtcactggcaacgtgaatgtcctaactcctctgaacgagacaggctcccaattgcagccaaaacatcatacaggcatggcaaaggacgcccaaggcagaagccccagcaggaaatacagacaggccccctgctggacataagtgttaacggacaatgttatcagtttgtgattgacactggtgccacccactcatttctgaatgcagagggaccaaagaaactgtgtgcttcctttttgaaggtcgaaggcttcgctgaggtcacaagaatgttaccggtcaccaaacctcttccggttcagattgctggactctcgttgaagcaccccttcgtggttgacctgcacacaccttgcctaattggtaatgacctcctttacagactgtaccctgacattcaatatcgcacagaaggaaccttcctggtgttacctgacggctcaaccaccaagcAGCGACACCACTAGCAAAGCTCCTCCATGAGCTcataccacagcctgaaacaccagaaatggctgacatctccaactgctctatcagtgaaaaccctggctgactgagatgcttccgtgtgtaccgccacccgactcgcctcatgttATGATCACCAGATAGACACtcatgccaggaggcctttgactcctttatatttatatatgttggaactcaacgtgtggctgctcatgttgacatatctttgctacaactagcatagtataagatggacacaattgctgtcccacattgttcccttgctctttgccccgcctacaaaaccaaagacttaggtccaatgataaaacccggcgtagctgccactcattgcaccgacaccccaaaaacacattttctattgtttaagttttctgttaaacacatagctatgggctgcactttagacaccccgactgtaggctacgaggagctagcagctacacaacagctgagctaaaatgacacattacatttaagcatatcaaacaattatagttgcttattacatacacatagtcgccatgacagaagtctgatagaaagtattcagtaacaaacgggtccgcatcattcgactttctacaacatgagcttcacttaatttgttattgtggccaccaggtgtggtaaaatttcaaattactattgctaaagcatccgccataaggttagtatttttctagtatttgtgtcaatataaatataggcatattttgaagctttcaTCATATTGAATACGTTACATAAAATTTAGGgtttagttgagtttgagttatttctgatttcgctaaggggtcccctaccctaataccaccctccagtggtccacagaggctgaaatgactttcattgacctcaaacatgacctgtcctccgcccctgctcttgctgtacttgactattagctgacctttttcttagatgtttctgaaagtgatagtattactgacacagtcccttcttcagaaacagaagggggaggaggtgagggtggattcagactccttacAACAAAATCGACAATCATCCGACTCTGACACATTCCATAGTtttaacaatattcctgtgggtaagaagttataactaaatttaacttgaaaatagccattttgcacatcgatagtagtttagtagatcaatttggaatatggaggaggtgagggtgaaccgtgtatagtttttgacttcattgatatgatcaatccggtgaaagggaaaaaatacttgctgacttgtgttgacaattacagtggttggccggaagaaaccccaacctcaaaagaggatacaaaatcagtaattaaatggcttgtgaatgacctaattccccgacatgggttccccaaaaagattaggtcagacaacggcacccattttaaaaatactcaCTTAGCCTTGATCAAAAATGCTTTCggactagaacacaggttcggtttggggTACCATCctcagtcccaaggtaaggttgaaaggatgaaccagaacatcaaaaacgaattggctaaaatctgtgcacagaccaaattgaattggattgacatgttgcaattagcgttaatgatcattcgaatgtccgtgaataaaactgttttaccgccctttgagtttttcaccctatgaactgcatacaggtcagcccttcccaggatcaacacacccctggaagaaggaatcagcgtaaaaccaaaatggtattttacacaaaatgcagaatttgtgtgccagttcttctgtacagattcgaggatgacagcccgccactccagattcccttccgtccactgagagggtcaagatcaaggtcatcaaacgcaagtgGACGGAGCCCAGGTGGACtggtcccttcaaggtcgtggaacggacgtcccacgcccttcgactGGCTGGTAaaggggacacctggtaccacctctcACTCTGCACTCCTGCTGAAGACCCTGACAAATCTCCAGCGGATGTCATTGCTGACATCGCCACAtcatctgccccccccccccccttcatcATCTGCCCCACTCGACCCCCCTTGCAGCGCCTTTTGAGCCTGAGGCATCTGAAGAAGAACGGGAGCAGACCGACGACTCATTTTTAGTATGTGTGTTACCGGAGTAACACACTGAAAGGGGTGGTCGTGCTAGTAACATCTCCCCCAGGTCATAGAAGAGCGAGGCTTTAATTGCACACATAGTCCTACAGCCCAGAAGAAGACGCTGAGAGAGAGACCGTCAGATTTTATACCTATAGTACTCTGACCAACTTCTATATTGTATATCATTGCTTGAGACCAGTTCATATGCTAaatgtttcttagtttttcttgcttgttttcagcataactatttgtgtcgttacattaagtgaaaagtttgatgtttatccccgtttagttacctgaattactctgattttgatttctgaaaggcaggatgttatacccagtaggattccctgacggactggtgtttgggcttgctctactgaccttgtgtctcagTTCTTCCTTCCCaacgacagtgactgacaagtgtcttagaacgtacGGCGGACTTGAAATAGACTGGGTCAAAGGGGGcagcaagacttacttttttGACCTGTGCAGTGTGATTAAGTGCGAGGGAAAAAATAGTTCTTACCGTGCTAGTAACctctatctttgttacgactcaaacctgaactattggtgtcggatgcggacaacatactctggtaagtggtgcccctcgtggaagcaggtaacccactacacagggcccttagactaccatgacccttTATATGCCAGCATACTTCCAgaattcaaagttattctgagagggatgacctttcagaggaactttgatcggtcccagaaccccGTTTCCCTTACAATTGCCAGAGCAGGTGTTATGCCTGgtcccttttatgttgttttgggggttgaccagacaggtacagaccctacaggaattattaaaatgaatgtccttgagagggcg from Nerophis lumbriciformis linkage group LG16, RoL_Nlum_v2.1, whole genome shotgun sequence includes the following:
- the LOC133617318 gene encoding type-2 ice-structuring protein-like → MLTVTLVLCAMVALATADDAAAAADVELSSSQCPPNWKKHNNRCFYFESSPKNWVDAETQCQTMSGNLASIHQDDEHKFLQTLTQSEAWIGGSDCQSVGSWLWSDGTGVSGTFWCPQKPDNTQAECCLKTNTQPAQCWDDTACNTLLPYVCAKSL